The following proteins come from a genomic window of Thiothrix winogradskyi:
- a CDS encoding class I SAM-dependent methyltransferase: MTQVIAHSLDDNHSHSQIVRRVPRYAQVLELGCGDGSMSRLLRERCEAHIIGVDHNPDIVWQAQRYCDYVFTEDLDDPHSLDALEGEKFDVITLVDVLEHLQHPEALLQRLKPLLLDEGQILISIPNIAHSSVRLELLNGRFDYESAGILDATHLKFFTAESVQALLAEAGFTVNDIDYTWHDLPDEVITRYLKAAGLEPTPVALAKFHEPEAVAYQFIISSSPVMPETARLADKNAQAQHLKPIDASWQTWGRMHSELALAHAELERVYSTRSWQMLRRGATAWRSIQSRFTLE, from the coding sequence ATGACTCAAGTAATAGCTCACTCGCTAGATGACAACCATTCCCATAGCCAGATTGTGCGGCGCGTGCCGCGTTATGCCCAAGTGCTGGAGCTAGGGTGTGGCGATGGCAGTATGTCGCGCTTGCTGCGTGAACGTTGTGAAGCGCACATTATCGGCGTTGATCATAACCCCGATATTGTCTGGCAAGCCCAGCGCTATTGCGATTATGTGTTCACCGAAGACTTGGATGATCCGCACAGCCTTGATGCGCTCGAAGGCGAGAAATTTGACGTGATTACCTTGGTGGATGTGTTGGAGCATCTGCAACACCCTGAAGCCTTGTTACAGCGGCTCAAGCCCTTGTTGCTGGACGAGGGGCAAATACTGATTTCTATCCCGAATATTGCGCATTCTTCAGTGCGTTTGGAATTATTGAACGGGCGCTTTGATTATGAATCCGCCGGTATTTTGGATGCGACGCACCTGAAGTTCTTTACTGCTGAGAGCGTGCAAGCGTTGTTAGCAGAAGCCGGTTTTACGGTGAATGACATTGACTATACTTGGCATGATTTGCCGGATGAAGTGATCACGCGCTACCTGAAAGCCGCTGGTTTAGAGCCGACCCCCGTGGCGTTGGCAAAGTTTCATGAGCCGGAGGCTGTTGCGTACCAGTTCATTATTTCCAGCAGTCCGGTGATGCCGGAAACTGCCCGTCTTGCCGATAAAAATGCTCAAGCTCAGCACTTAAAACCGATTGATGCATCTTGGCAAACGTGGGGGCGGATGCATTCGGAATTGGCATTGGCACACGCCGAATTAGAGCGTGTGTATTCGACCCGCAGTTGGCAGATGCTCAGGCGTGGGGCAACGGCTTGGCGCAGTATTCAGTCACGATTCACGCTGGAATGA
- a CDS encoding glycosyltransferase, translated as MVKVSVILPVYNHARWVQQALDSVLAQTFSAFELIVIDDASTDDSWAVIQTACATKPDARVRCWRHEHNQGAPATLNEGLRLAQGEYLAILNSDDVWDVTRLQRLVTLAQSQSLDFISTDVAVLDADSQPKEAAEPHWVAWFEGLKQYYATHTDTQATLLRGNFLITTSNFFFHRRVYAQLGGFSELRYVHDYEYALRVVAAGFKVRFLSGEKLLGYRLHESNTIREKPLAAIEENMHLLLGWLGGRRTSPPAPLSLTGEGEEEVVHSCSPSPVKERGLGGEVLLGLSSQLQDLYRYTREEWLTIVHQRLVAREQELLPLIQDRDAWIAERDQLIGELQQHLAQHRQWLVERDGWISARDAWIVERDTLLQQQAAALVDRDRWIAERDAWIRERDVFIQHLQHQQQALLNGRAFRLGEALLSPLRRCKQWWRGGELCLKS; from the coding sequence GTGGTTAAGGTCAGTGTGATCCTGCCAGTTTACAACCATGCTCGGTGGGTACAGCAGGCGCTGGATTCGGTCTTGGCGCAAACGTTTAGTGCGTTCGAGCTGATTGTGATTGATGATGCTTCAACCGACGATTCGTGGGCAGTGATTCAAACCGCGTGTGCGACCAAGCCGGACGCGCGTGTACGTTGCTGGCGGCATGAGCATAATCAGGGCGCACCGGCAACACTCAATGAAGGGTTGCGGCTGGCACAGGGTGAATACCTCGCTATTCTGAATTCCGATGACGTGTGGGATGTCACGCGGCTGCAACGGTTGGTGACGCTGGCGCAAAGCCAGTCGCTCGATTTTATTAGCACCGATGTCGCAGTACTGGATGCCGATTCACAACCGAAAGAAGCCGCTGAGCCGCATTGGGTGGCGTGGTTTGAGGGCTTGAAACAATACTACGCTACGCATACCGATACGCAGGCGACTTTATTGCGCGGTAATTTTCTGATTACGACTTCCAATTTCTTTTTCCATCGGCGGGTGTATGCGCAATTGGGTGGCTTTTCCGAGTTGCGTTATGTGCACGATTACGAGTACGCCTTGCGGGTGGTGGCAGCCGGTTTCAAGGTGCGCTTTCTGAGCGGTGAGAAGTTGCTGGGTTATCGTTTACACGAGAGTAATACCATTCGGGAAAAGCCCTTGGCAGCGATTGAAGAAAACATGCACTTATTGCTGGGTTGGCTTGGCGGAAGAAGAACCTCACCCCCCGCCCCCCTCTCCTTGACAGGAGAGGGGGAGGAGGAAGTTGTCCACTCTTGTTCCCCCTCTCCTGTCAAGGAGAGGGGGCTAGGGGGTGAGGTTCTTCTAGGGCTTTCTTCACAACTTCAGGATTTGTACCGCTATACCCGTGAGGAATGGCTAACGATTGTGCATCAGCGTTTGGTGGCGCGTGAGCAGGAATTGTTGCCGTTGATTCAGGATCGTGATGCTTGGATTGCCGAGCGTGATCAGCTTATTGGCGAGTTACAGCAACATTTGGCGCAACACCGCCAGTGGTTGGTGGAGCGGGATGGCTGGATTTCGGCGCGTGACGCTTGGATCGTAGAGCGCGATACCTTGCTTCAGCAACAGGCGGCAGCATTGGTAGATCGTGACCGTTGGATTGCGGAGCGTGATGCTTGGATACGTGAGCGTGATGTTTTCATTCAGCATTTACAACATCAGCAGCAGGCGTTGTTGAACGGTAGGGCATTCCGTTTGGGTGAGGCGTTGTTAAGCCCCTTGCGGCGTTGCAAACAATGGTGGCGCGGAGGTGAGTTATGCCTGAAAAGCTGA
- a CDS encoding HAD hydrolase-like protein: protein MPEKLIVRDWLQVRTWLAPRLGTVRMISLDIFDTVLGRYVGDPAEVQHAVCRAVSARTGIAAETVWQARQQAEQALRAEAVQAGFDHECCYSDMLSRWVERLGLETDVTLAPFIRQTELDLEAATLHVKRDAQVFLDWVREQGIEIIAMSDMYLDGDMLCELLRRLGIVDYFTFVYVSADFKLGKYSGRLFEKMLQVKGLGAQQVVHIGDNPISDRRMACRTGIQGIWLYEKAELRRRERQTLSAQMAQRGGIWQGRHFFECVETRSHQQDSLKPRDFFFRYGRDVLGPAFSVFMHGLQERLQRQMAAGKPVEKLLFVARDGFLFERLYRTTGMTIPSEYVYLSRRVITAAATAEGLSREQALVAFYNPKQQGLASVCKVYGLPEAALQPLATRHGFVDFSAPIHDWEDVRLHNFLQDQAVQAIIRATGQQHRALLQRYLEQVGFFAHQRVALVDIGWNGTVQKFLKQAFGTRPDFPQLHGYYFAFVPKLYADFGENNTCEGIVHDSRRGNACERIPAEFEEIFEQGARSHEATTIAYCEQAGRVVPVLKADTAPDRQAEILCNPLVAQMQQGILHHWEHFRAVQQLTGYSSQQLLPYVHGLLERAVVYPTTEEICELTQLVHTEDFGHDHVLALANQAVGWGDLLRPRRLWRRLEVSAWRYALFEKIPTGMANFAFRVAYLHAVKK from the coding sequence ATGCCTGAAAAGCTGATTGTACGTGACTGGTTGCAAGTGCGAACTTGGTTGGCACCACGCCTCGGTACGGTTCGGATGATTTCCCTCGATATTTTTGACACCGTACTGGGGCGTTATGTGGGCGACCCCGCTGAGGTGCAACACGCGGTGTGTCGGGCAGTGAGTGCGCGTACCGGTATTGCAGCAGAAACGGTGTGGCAAGCGCGTCAGCAAGCTGAACAGGCATTGCGGGCAGAAGCGGTGCAAGCCGGTTTTGACCATGAATGTTGTTACAGCGACATGCTCTCGCGCTGGGTGGAACGGTTGGGATTGGAGACAGATGTCACACTAGCGCCTTTTATCCGCCAAACAGAACTGGATTTGGAAGCCGCAACCTTGCACGTCAAACGCGATGCGCAGGTATTTTTGGATTGGGTGCGTGAACAAGGTATCGAGATTATTGCCATGTCGGATATGTATCTGGATGGCGATATGTTGTGTGAATTGTTGCGGCGACTCGGCATCGTCGATTATTTCACCTTTGTGTATGTCTCGGCAGATTTTAAGCTGGGTAAATACAGCGGGCGTTTGTTCGAGAAAATGCTGCAAGTCAAAGGTTTGGGTGCGCAGCAGGTGGTACACATCGGTGACAATCCGATTTCCGATCGGCGCATGGCGTGTCGCACCGGCATTCAAGGCATTTGGTTGTATGAAAAAGCCGAATTGCGCCGCCGCGAACGCCAAACGTTGTCGGCACAAATGGCGCAACGTGGCGGGATCTGGCAGGGGCGGCATTTCTTTGAATGCGTGGAAACCCGCAGTCACCAACAGGATAGCTTGAAACCGCGTGATTTCTTCTTCCGCTACGGGCGCGATGTCTTGGGCCCTGCGTTTAGTGTGTTTATGCACGGTTTGCAGGAGCGTTTGCAACGACAAATGGCGGCGGGTAAGCCCGTCGAAAAGCTACTGTTTGTGGCGCGTGATGGTTTTTTATTCGAGCGTTTGTACCGCACCACGGGGATGACGATTCCTTCCGAATATGTGTATTTGTCGCGCCGCGTGATTACCGCTGCCGCAACAGCAGAGGGTTTGAGCCGGGAACAGGCACTGGTGGCATTTTACAACCCGAAACAACAAGGCTTGGCATCGGTTTGTAAGGTGTACGGTTTGCCGGAAGCGGCGTTGCAACCCTTGGCAACACGGCACGGTTTCGTGGATTTCAGTGCGCCGATCCACGATTGGGAGGATGTGCGCTTGCATAACTTTCTGCAAGATCAGGCGGTGCAAGCCATTATCCGTGCCACCGGTCAGCAACACCGGGCGTTATTGCAGCGGTATTTGGAGCAAGTCGGTTTCTTTGCCCACCAGCGTGTCGCCTTGGTCGATATTGGTTGGAATGGCACGGTGCAGAAATTCCTCAAACAAGCGTTTGGGACACGCCCGGATTTCCCGCAATTACACGGTTATTACTTTGCGTTTGTGCCGAAGCTGTACGCGGATTTTGGCGAGAACAATACCTGCGAAGGCATTGTGCACGATTCGCGCCGTGGTAATGCGTGTGAGCGGATTCCGGCAGAGTTTGAGGAAATTTTTGAGCAAGGGGCGCGTTCACACGAGGCGACCACGATTGCCTATTGTGAACAGGCCGGACGGGTTGTACCGGTCTTGAAAGCGGATACGGCACCGGATCGGCAGGCAGAAATCTTGTGTAACCCCTTGGTGGCGCAAATGCAGCAAGGCATCTTGCATCATTGGGAGCATTTTCGCGCTGTTCAGCAACTGACCGGGTATAGCAGTCAACAATTGTTGCCTTATGTGCATGGTTTGCTGGAGCGTGCGGTGGTATACCCCACGACCGAGGAAATCTGTGAGCTGACCCAGTTGGTGCATACCGAGGATTTCGGGCATGACCATGTGTTGGCACTGGCAAATCAGGCAGTGGGCTGGGGCGATTTGTTACGCCCGCGTCGCTTGTGGCGGCGTTTGGAAGTCAGTGCTTGGCGTTATGCGCTGTTTGAGAAAATTCCCACAGGTATGGCGAATTTCGCGTTTCGTGTCGCGTATTTGCACGCTGTAAAAAAATAA
- a CDS encoding glycosyltransferase family 2 protein, with protein MMDNARVQILLSTWNGERWLPELLASLEKQTFQDWQLLIRDDGSTDQTLRILLKWQAAHPDKLAGLLLDGCHLGSKLSFSRLVEASTAPCLMFCDQDDVWFPEKIELQYTALRRLEAQYGEATPLLVHSDLVVVDEERAIQAVSFWDYRDFAVGQRKQAYLLNNVVTGCATAFNRVAADLAFPLPLYAMEHDRWLALVCAWFGQIQALPHPLLLYRQHEANAIGAAPANANGLSTRVEAWSQQAEVFLHRFGERLDAQDSKLVTAVAGLRHLHGWKRRQQILHHRLFKPGVLNNVALLLFA; from the coding sequence ATGATGGATAACGCACGGGTGCAGATTTTGCTGTCAACCTGGAACGGCGAGCGTTGGCTGCCTGAATTATTGGCTTCACTGGAAAAGCAGACGTTTCAAGACTGGCAATTGCTGATTCGGGATGACGGCTCTACCGACCAAACCTTGCGCATTTTACTGAAGTGGCAAGCGGCACACCCGGATAAGTTGGCAGGTTTGTTGCTGGATGGCTGTCATCTGGGGAGCAAACTGAGTTTTAGTCGCTTGGTGGAAGCCAGTACAGCGCCTTGCCTGATGTTTTGTGATCAGGATGATGTGTGGTTTCCCGAAAAAATCGAGCTGCAATACACCGCGCTGCGGCGTTTGGAAGCGCAATACGGTGAGGCAACGCCGTTATTGGTGCATTCGGATTTGGTGGTGGTGGATGAGGAACGCGCCATACAAGCCGTGTCGTTTTGGGATTACCGCGATTTTGCGGTCGGGCAGCGTAAGCAGGCGTATTTGCTGAATAATGTGGTGACAGGGTGTGCCACCGCGTTTAATCGGGTGGCTGCGGACTTGGCATTTCCATTACCACTTTACGCGATGGAACATGACCGTTGGTTGGCGTTGGTTTGTGCCTGGTTTGGGCAAATACAGGCATTGCCGCATCCGTTATTGCTATACCGCCAGCATGAAGCAAATGCCATTGGTGCCGCGCCAGCCAATGCAAACGGCTTGAGTACAAGGGTTGAGGCGTGGAGCCAGCAAGCAGAGGTTTTCTTGCACCGTTTCGGTGAGCGGCTGGATGCTCAGGATTCCAAATTAGTGACCGCAGTGGCAGGGCTACGCCATCTGCATGGTTGGAAACGGCGGCAGCAGATTTTGCACCATCGGCTGTTTAAACCGGGGGTATTGAATAATGTGGCGCTACTGCTATTTGCATAA
- a CDS encoding glycosyltransferase family 2 protein, with the protein MTTIIQRPDVAVIVLTRNAGRLWPEWIKAIQHQTVQAGRYLVIDSLSEDHTAKLAVAAGLEVQRIHPRAFSHGGTRQLAAELCPDAEFLVYLTQDAILKQADSLEQLLKHADDDSHVAMVYGRHLARADADHLECHARGFTYPATSSVRDRESFKTLGYRAAFASDVYAVYRASALRSIGGFPQHIIVSEDSYVAARLLLAGWKTVYSAESTVEHSHRYSLLQVFRRYFDVGVFHASEQPLMQAVGAPDREAGTYVRSLIRYLYERQKWLLPLAALQTLVKLLGFRLGKRYQQLPASICRLISVQRAYWVDGVEGEDGAHRGAPLPITRRGVLHTPSLGAIKHKKCEKTAKSLLQNLDRERFEY; encoded by the coding sequence ATGACAACAATAATTCAGCGTCCTGATGTGGCAGTGATCGTGTTAACCCGCAATGCGGGGCGCTTGTGGCCGGAATGGATTAAGGCGATTCAGCACCAGACCGTACAGGCGGGACGTTATTTGGTGATTGATTCGCTGTCGGAAGATCACACGGCTAAATTGGCAGTGGCAGCAGGTTTGGAAGTGCAACGGATTCATCCGCGTGCTTTTAGTCACGGCGGAACCCGCCAGTTGGCGGCAGAATTGTGTCCTGATGCCGAGTTTCTGGTGTATTTGACGCAAGATGCCATCCTCAAACAGGCGGATTCGCTGGAGCAGTTGCTCAAACACGCGGATGACGATAGCCATGTGGCGATGGTGTACGGGCGGCATTTGGCGCGTGCGGATGCGGATCATTTGGAATGTCATGCGCGTGGTTTCACTTACCCAGCGACATCTTCGGTGCGTGACCGCGAAAGCTTTAAAACCCTGGGGTATCGTGCGGCGTTTGCCTCCGATGTGTATGCGGTGTATCGCGCCAGTGCCTTGCGCAGTATTGGTGGGTTTCCACAACACATTATCGTGAGCGAAGACAGTTATGTGGCAGCGCGGCTGTTGCTGGCGGGGTGGAAAACGGTGTATTCAGCGGAAAGCACGGTGGAACATTCGCACCGTTATTCCTTATTGCAGGTTTTCCGGCGTTATTTTGATGTGGGGGTGTTCCACGCCTCGGAACAGCCCTTGATGCAAGCCGTTGGTGCGCCGGATCGTGAAGCGGGTACGTATGTGCGTTCGTTGATCCGCTATTTATACGAGCGCCAGAAATGGTTATTGCCTTTGGCAGCGTTGCAAACCTTGGTGAAATTGCTTGGCTTCCGTTTGGGAAAGCGTTACCAGCAATTACCCGCCAGTATTTGTCGACTGATTAGTGTGCAGCGTGCCTATTGGGTGGATGGTGTAGAGGGAGAGGATGGCGCACACAGGGGTGCGCCCCTACCCATCACTCGTAGGGGTGTATTGCATACGCCCTCTTTAGGGGCGATTAAGCACAAAAAGTGTGAAAAAACAGCGAAAAGTTTGTTACAGAATCTTGATAGAGAAAGATTTGAATATTAG
- the rplM gene encoding 50S ribosomal protein L13 has translation MKTFSAKPAEVKRDWYVVDAQGKALGRLASEVARRLRGKHKPEYTPHVDTGDYIVIINADKVGITGNKAKDKTYHHHTGYIGNMRSFTFEKMQQRAPGRVIELAVKGMLPKNPLGRAMYRKMKIYAGTEHNHQAQQPQALDF, from the coding sequence ATGAAAACATTCAGTGCAAAGCCAGCTGAGGTCAAACGCGACTGGTACGTCGTTGACGCCCAAGGTAAGGCGTTAGGCCGTTTGGCCTCCGAAGTTGCCCGGCGTTTGCGTGGCAAGCACAAGCCAGAGTACACCCCGCACGTTGATACCGGCGATTACATCGTCATCATTAACGCTGACAAAGTAGGTATTACTGGTAACAAAGCCAAAGACAAAACCTATCACCATCATACCGGCTACATCGGTAACATGCGTTCCTTCACCTTTGAAAAAATGCAACAACGCGCACCGGGTCGGGTCATTGAACTCGCGGTTAAAGGCATGTTGCCAAAGAATCCACTGGGTCGCGCCATGTACCGTAAAATGAAAATTTACGCTGGCACAGAACATAACCACCAAGCACAGCAGCCACAGGCGCTGGACTTTTGA
- the rpsI gene encoding 30S ribosomal protein S9 codes for MAETQYYGTGRRKSSSARVFMRAGSGAITVNGKALGDFFGRETASMVVRQPLYTVNMAEKFDINVTVAGGGITGQSGAIRLGIARALLQYDETLRGELKSEGFLTRDARKVERKKVGLHKARRATQFSKR; via the coding sequence ATGGCTGAAACACAATATTACGGCACTGGTCGTCGCAAATCTTCATCTGCCCGCGTGTTTATGCGTGCAGGTAGCGGTGCGATCACGGTTAACGGCAAAGCACTCGGCGACTTTTTCGGGCGTGAAACCGCCAGCATGGTCGTGCGTCAACCGCTATACACCGTTAACATGGCTGAGAAATTTGACATTAACGTCACGGTTGCTGGTGGTGGTATCACCGGTCAATCTGGCGCTATCCGCCTTGGCATTGCCCGTGCATTGCTGCAATACGATGAAACCCTGCGCGGTGAGCTGAAGTCGGAAGGCTTCCTGACTCGTGACGCACGTAAGGTTGAACGTAAGAAGGTCGGCTTGCACAAAGCACGTCGGGCGACACAGTTCTCCAAGCGTTAA
- a CDS encoding porin: MKNILAIAVATALIAPAAAMAETTLYGKLHASAGEVKDAAGTKTTAVESHSSRFGIKGSTELNDGMSATYGLEYGLDIDGDNGGGAAAGGNVGTTGTTGAPLSARNTFVGLKGGFGEVRLGRHDTPAKLATAGLDVFADTYADMANIINADAHRVNNVVAYINKFGPVGFAAAHSTGIGSATTGDGSAEANSVMANYSTGPFYAGLGYTDVDGGSIATGTAGAGVSAAEHINLGLGYKAEAGHAVNFVMENSSGATAVEDEAMMLSGVAKMGAVSFKAAVAQSERSGAAAGSNGKEEMTAIGFDYGLGKKTSVYILGTENKNTAKVEAGATKTTATVLGVVTEF; the protein is encoded by the coding sequence ATGAAAAACATTCTCGCAATCGCAGTTGCTACTGCACTGATCGCCCCAGCCGCTGCAATGGCTGAAACTACTCTGTACGGCAAACTGCACGCTTCCGCAGGCGAAGTTAAAGATGCTGCTGGCACTAAAACTACTGCAGTTGAAAGCCACTCTTCACGCTTTGGCATCAAAGGTTCCACCGAACTGAACGATGGCATGAGCGCTACTTACGGCCTGGAATACGGCTTGGATATAGATGGTGATAACGGCGGCGGCGCTGCTGCTGGCGGTAACGTAGGTACTACTGGTACTACTGGTGCTCCTTTGAGTGCTCGTAATACTTTCGTTGGTTTGAAAGGTGGTTTCGGTGAAGTTCGCTTAGGTCGCCATGATACTCCAGCTAAATTGGCTACGGCTGGTTTGGATGTGTTTGCGGATACTTATGCTGATATGGCGAATATCATTAATGCTGATGCACACCGTGTTAATAACGTTGTAGCATACATTAATAAGTTCGGTCCGGTCGGTTTTGCTGCTGCGCATTCAACAGGTATCGGTTCTGCTACTACTGGCGACGGTAGTGCTGAAGCTAACAGCGTAATGGCTAACTACAGCACTGGTCCTTTCTATGCTGGTTTGGGCTATACCGATGTTGATGGTGGTTCAATTGCTACTGGTACTGCTGGCGCAGGTGTTTCTGCTGCTGAGCATATTAACTTAGGTTTGGGTTACAAAGCTGAAGCTGGTCATGCTGTCAACTTCGTTATGGAAAATAGCTCAGGTGCTACTGCTGTAGAAGACGAAGCTATGATGTTGTCTGGCGTTGCTAAGATGGGTGCAGTTTCCTTTAAAGCGGCGGTTGCTCAGAGCGAGCGTTCTGGCGCTGCGGCAGGCTCCAACGGCAAGGAAGAAATGACTGCTATCGGTTTTGATTACGGTTTGGGTAAGAAAACCAGCGTATACATTCTCGGTACTGAGAACAAAAACACAGCTAAAGTTGAAGCAGGCGCTACTAAGACCACTGCAACTGTACTGGGTGTTGTTACTGAATTCTAA